The following proteins are encoded in a genomic region of Cryptomeria japonica chromosome 11, Sugi_1.0, whole genome shotgun sequence:
- the LOC131051366 gene encoding DNA-directed RNA polymerase II subunit 4, protein MASASGEEEENAAELKIGEEFLKAKCLMNAEVALILEKKYDQLQQASEDASSQVSQVFERSLQYVTRFSRYKNPDAVKQVRDVLSRNALSEFELCVIGNLCPDTAEEAKAMVPSLKHKGRGLDDEKIDKMLNDLAVIRKFE, encoded by the exons ATGGCGTCAGCttcaggagaagaagaagaaaatgccGCAGAGCTCAAGATAGGTGAAG AATTCTTGAAAGCTAAATGTCTCATGAATGCTGAGGTTGCCCTAATTTTGGAGAAAAAATATGATCAGCTTCAGCAAGCATCCGAAGATGCTTCATCTCAAGTGTCACA AGTGTTTGAGAGATCTTTGCAGTATGTGACACGTTTCAGTCGTTACAAAAATCCAGATGCTGTGAAACAAGTTCGAGA CGTGCTAAGCAGAAATGCATTGAGCGAATTTGAG CTTTGCGTAATTGGCAATCTTTGCCCAGACACTGCAGAGGAGGCTAAAGCTATGGTTCCATCACTTAAA CATAAGGGCCGTGGGTTGGATGATGAAAAGATTGACAAAATGCTTAATGATCTTGCTGTGATAAGGAAATTCGAATAG